The Bacteroidota bacterium genome segment TAACCAATGACACCGCCTCGAATACTTATACAGCCGCCGGTAAATACACCGTTAAATTAATTGTTACAACCGCTGCCGGATGTAAAGACACAATTACAAAAATCGACCTTGTTATTGTTAATGGTCCATCGGGATCATACACCTTCACACCTAACTCGGGATGTATTCCGTTTGATGTTACGTTTACTTTAACCACCATCAATACCGAAACTGATTCACTCGACTTTGGAGATGGCAACTTCTTTGTAGGTGATACCTGCTGCGTTACACATACTTATATATCTCCCGGCGTAAAAACTCCTTTCCTTACGTTGATCGACACAGCAGGCTGCAGATGGTCGGTGCCATCAACCGCCACTGTTACTGTAAACCCTTACCCTGCACCTGATTTCACATACAGCCCGCAATATCCCAGGGCCGGCACGAATGTGCAGTTCACCGACAAGAGCATAGCAGGTGTTACATGGGTATGGGATTTTGGTGATGGCACAGCAACTTCAAGCAGCACAAATCCAACACATTCCTTTAGCAAGAGTGGCATTTATTACGTGCAGGAAATTGTAGATAACAATGGCTGTATTGACACGGCCCTGAGAAAGATAATTATTATTGAAGACCTTGTTATACCCAACGTGTTTACCCCCAACAACGATGGCATTAACGAAACGTTTACCCTGCAGGCTTATGGAGTTACCAATATAGAGGCGCGCATATTTGACCGCTGGGGACTGGAGATATACAATAAGGCGTCCGAAAAAATATTCTGGGATGGCCGCACCAATGCCGGCCTTGAAGTACCTGCAGGAACCTATTATTACCTGCTCGATGTACAAACCATTGAAGGCAAAACCTTACAGTACAAAGGATTTTTGATGCTGTTAAGATAGACAGTTCTAATATGAAAAAAACAACCCTGATCGATTGATCGGGGTTGTTTTTTTGAGTATGTTTCCTCAATTCATACTAAACCGCTATCAAGTTATACCATAACTAAGCCCCTATGGACTGAAAGTCCATAGGTTGAGGTATAGAAAGAATGAATTTCTTTCCGCAATACTAAATAAAAATGCTCTGTGGTTCTCTGTGTCTCCTCTGTGTCTGCACACCGAAGTGTTTTGGCACAGAGGAGTGAAACTCTGTGTAACAAAAAAAATTACACAGAGAAAAAGGAGTTTCACAGAGAGCCACAGAGAAAATAATGTTTAGAAACTGAAAGTCTTGAACTGAGAGTGCATAGTTTCAACTAACGAATGAGACCAATCAATGTCGTTTAGTTAAGGATTTGGTCGTTCGTATTTTTATTTTTTAGTGGGATTTGGTGCTTTAGTGGCGAAAGTGATTGTATGCATTATTTTTTTAGTTCTTGGTAGCAGTTTAGTATCAGATTGATCATTCACAAATTGTTAAATTCAGACTCGATTTCTTGAGAGGAACATTCAGGATCTGCCTATATTTGGCATTTAACTATTCCATGCATATTACTCTTCACGATAAACAATTTACTCCTTTCATCAAGGCACAAGAGATAGAAACCCTTGTCACCTCATTAGCCAAAGAGATCAATAATGACCTGCAAGGGCAAAATCCACTTTTTTTGAGCATTTTGAACGGTTCTTTTTTGTTTACAGCCGATCTGGTGCGAAAATTTGAAGGTGATTGTATGGTTTCGTTCATTAAAACAGCATCCTATCAGGGTATGGAATCGACTGGGCATGTAAAGCAACTTATTGGTTTAAATGAGCCAATAACAGGTCGAAATGTGGTTATTATTGAAGATATTGTGGATTCAGGTGCTACAATTGAATATATTTATACAGAATTATTAAAAAAAGAGCCTTTTACGCTTAAAATAGCCGCCTTATTATTAAAACCCGATGCCTACAAAAAGAACATCAAAATAGATTATGTTGGTAAAGAAATTCCCGATAAATTTATAGTCGGTTATGGATTGGATTATGTTGGACTTGGAAGAAACCTAAAAGACATTTATGTGGTAACCAATTAAAATATACTAACAAATCAAAACTCTAAACCTTTATTCAAATGCTAAATCTTGTAATATTCGGCCCTCCTGGCGCAGGTAAGGGAACCCAATCAGCCAGGCTGGTTGAAAGGTATCAACTTATCCATCTTTCAACCGGCGATATTTTACGCGGTGAAATTGACGCCGGCACTATCCTCGGCCAGGAAGCAAAAATACTTATGGACCAGGGCTTGCTGGTACCCGATGAGATTGTTATTACAATGATCAATAATAAGCTTGGAAAGAATCCGAACGTGAAAGGTTTTATTTTTGATGGGTTCCCGCGTACTATTGCCCAAGCCCAGGCCCTCGATAAATTACTTACAGCGAAAGGAACAAATATCACAATGACACTTGCCCTGGAAGTAAGTACCGAAGAGCTTACTAAACGTATTGTCCAGAGAGGAATGGAGTCCGGCCGCGTTGATGATCAGGATGAGAAGACCATTCGACAGCGCGTGGCTGAATACAATCAGAAAACTGCACCCCTTAAAGATTATTATACAAGCCAACGTAAATTCCGTTCGGTGAGCGGCATTGGCAGTGTTGATGAAATATTCAACGCATTGTGCAACAAGATCGATGCAGAATATGTTCCTGAAATTATGAGCATCCCCTCTTTTCAATCTTCTGTATATACAACAGGAACCGACGTTTCACACAGGAATATCGCAGACGTTACCCAAAAGACAGTGCAGCATGTACACGTAGTAAGCACAATGCCAACGGTGGAAAAGAGCGCAGAAAAACCCGCCGTATCTGCACCTATAGAAAACAGCGCCTCTGCACCTGACGTAAAAAAGAAAAGCAAAGCTAAAACCGGTAAAAAAACCGCGAAGAAAAAGAAAGCAGCCGGAAAAAAACCGACTGTTAAAAAGAAACCTGCAGGCCGGTCAGGCGGGAAGGCAAGTAAACCTGCTCCCAAAAAAGCCGCGAAGAAAAAGAAAGCAATAAAGAAAAAAACAATTAAGAAAAAGAATACTTCCAATAAGAAAAAAGCCGCTGTTAAAAAGAAGAAAAAGGCAGGGAAGAAATCCAGGAGATAATAAGTGGCTGACTCGAATTTTGTTGATTATGTAAAGATCTGTTGCCGGAGCGGGAAAGGTGGCGGCGGATCCGTGCATTTTTTAAGAACCAAGAAAACCGCGAAGGGCGGGCCTGACGGAGGAGACGGCGGGCGCGGCGGGCACATCATATTACGCGGCAATAAACAATTATGGACCCTCCTTCACCTTAAATACCGTAAGCACATTATGGCCGAAGACGGACATAGCGGCAGAGGTAAACTGATGAAAGGAGCGGATGGGATGGATCAGGTACTTGAAGTGCCCCTTGGTACTGTCGCACGTAATTTTGAAACAGGTGAGATTCTTCAGGAAATAACCAATGACGGAGAAGAATGTATTTTATTAAAAGGCGGACGCGGAGGTTTAGGAAACGATCACTTTAAAACTCCCACACGCCAGGCTCCACGTTTTTCGCAACCAGGTGAGCCGGCCATTGAATCATGGATAATACTTGAACTGAAAATACTTGCCGACGTAGGCCTTGTAGGATTTCCAAACGCTGGAAAGTCAACATTGCTTTCGGTTGTGTCGGCGGCGAAACCCGAAATAGCCAGCTACCCCTTTACTACCCTTGTTCCAAACCTGGGTATCGTAAAATACCGTGACCACAAATCATTCGTAATGGCGGATATTCCGGGGATTATCGAAGGAGCGCACGAAGGCAAAGGTCTTGGATTAAGGTTCCTGCGGCACATTGAGCGAAACTCCATACTGCTGTTCCTGGTACCGGCCGACTCAAAAGATATCATTAAAGAATATAAGATCCTCGTGAACGAACTGAAAGAATTCAACCCTTACTTGCTGGACAAACAAAGGGTTTTAGGAGTATCAAAGATAGATCTGGCAGATGATGAACTGTTGGATATGATCAAAAAGGATCTTAATAAGCGCTTCCGCGAAAAAAAATCTGTCCCTGTTGTTTACTTCTCTTCGCATACTGAAAAAGGGCTCAGTGAGCTGAAAGATGTTTTGTGGAAACAGGTAAATGGTTAATTACATAATCGCATCATTCTGAGCAAAGCGAAAGAATGACAGGCTACACAACTTTGATAGAAACGATCAAACATATTGACACCAATGTGTTCCTGTACCTGAACAGCAAACACAATGCATTTTGGGACTTTGTGATGTTCTGGGTATCCGGAGATTATACATGGATACCGTTATATATATTCCTGTTCTACCTGGTTGTTAAAAAAAAACCGAGACAGGCCTTTGTGCTATTGCTCTCGGCCATTATACTGATTACTCTCAGCGACCAGCTCTCTGTTCACGCATTCAAAAATGTCTTCATGCGCTACAGGCCCTGTCACAATTTACTCATACAAAACATGGTGCACACTTTTAAAGGCTGCGGAGGCACCTATGGATTTGTTTCATCACACGCAGCCAACACTTTTGCATTGGCAACATTCCTCTCAATGATACTGAAAGGCAGCTACAACTATTTCACCCCGGCCATATTTGCATGGGCCGCTTTTGTTTCATACAGCCGCATTTATTTAGGCTCCCACTACCCTGCCGACATTATTGGAGGCGCGCTATTGGGTATGACATTAGGTTTTATCATCTCAAAAATTTATTTTCGTCTGTTCACCATGCGCCTGGAATAAATAACCTGACCCAAATTCAATTTCCATGAACAATATTTTAGCA includes the following:
- a CDS encoding phosphatase PAP2 family protein, which gives rise to MTGYTTLIETIKHIDTNVFLYLNSKHNAFWDFVMFWVSGDYTWIPLYIFLFYLVVKKKPRQAFVLLLSAIILITLSDQLSVHAFKNVFMRYRPCHNLLIQNMVHTFKGCGGTYGFVSSHAANTFALATFLSMILKGSYNYFTPAIFAWAAFVSYSRIYLGSHYPADIIGGALLGMTLGFIISKIYFRLFTMRLE
- the obgE gene encoding GTPase ObgE; protein product: MADSNFVDYVKICCRSGKGGGGSVHFLRTKKTAKGGPDGGDGGRGGHIILRGNKQLWTLLHLKYRKHIMAEDGHSGRGKLMKGADGMDQVLEVPLGTVARNFETGEILQEITNDGEECILLKGGRGGLGNDHFKTPTRQAPRFSQPGEPAIESWIILELKILADVGLVGFPNAGKSTLLSVVSAAKPEIASYPFTTLVPNLGIVKYRDHKSFVMADIPGIIEGAHEGKGLGLRFLRHIERNSILLFLVPADSKDIIKEYKILVNELKEFNPYLLDKQRVLGVSKIDLADDELLDMIKKDLNKRFREKKSVPVVYFSSHTEKGLSELKDVLWKQVNG
- a CDS encoding adenylate kinase, which translates into the protein MLNLVIFGPPGAGKGTQSARLVERYQLIHLSTGDILRGEIDAGTILGQEAKILMDQGLLVPDEIVITMINNKLGKNPNVKGFIFDGFPRTIAQAQALDKLLTAKGTNITMTLALEVSTEELTKRIVQRGMESGRVDDQDEKTIRQRVAEYNQKTAPLKDYYTSQRKFRSVSGIGSVDEIFNALCNKIDAEYVPEIMSIPSFQSSVYTTGTDVSHRNIADVTQKTVQHVHVVSTMPTVEKSAEKPAVSAPIENSASAPDVKKKSKAKTGKKTAKKKKAAGKKPTVKKKPAGRSGGKASKPAPKKAAKKKKAIKKKTIKKKNTSNKKKAAVKKKKKAGKKSRR
- the hpt gene encoding hypoxanthine phosphoribosyltransferase codes for the protein MHITLHDKQFTPFIKAQEIETLVTSLAKEINNDLQGQNPLFLSILNGSFLFTADLVRKFEGDCMVSFIKTASYQGMESTGHVKQLIGLNEPITGRNVVIIEDIVDSGATIEYIYTELLKKEPFTLKIAALLLKPDAYKKNIKIDYVGKEIPDKFIVGYGLDYVGLGRNLKDIYVVTN